Proteins encoded within one genomic window of Buteo buteo chromosome 30, bButBut1.hap1.1, whole genome shotgun sequence:
- the LOC142025822 gene encoding poly(A) polymerase gamma-like: MFSFILFHGQNQGGGCCFVGFCFFLLWGLWYFIFSPSTPRLQNQPPRHYGITSAISLAPPTDIDSIHTQKLLEAMKALGVFEEEEELNHRLVVLGRLNNLVKEWISELGESKNLPPSVVANVGGKIFTFGSYRLGVHTKGADIDVACVAPRHVERSDFFQSFFEKLQRQEEIKKLRAVEDAYVPVVKFEFDGIEIDLVFARLSVPTVAENLDLRDNSCLRSLDIRCIRSLNGCRVTDEILHLVPNKENFRLTLRAIKLWAKRRGIYSNVLGFLGGVSCAVLVARTCQLYPNALASTLVNKFFLVFSEWEWPGPVLLKQQEESSLNLPVWDPRVNPSDRYHVMPIITPAYPQQNSTYNVSTSTRAVMVEEFRHGLAVTNEILQGKSDWSKLFEPLDFFQKYKHYIVLTASASTKEHHLEWIGLVESKIRVLVGNLERNEFISIAHVKPQSFPGSRELCKQSGYVSMWFLGIVFRKVENAASVNVDLTCVTQSFKDTVYSQANYLNVLKEGMKIEAAHVKRKHLHHFLPAETLQKRKKQSMPGTSQNAGGLQRKRTSSDGSCLDSSRDTGSRTPDNSSLLHKISKVDTSTAERGRNAVYQKPNDANKREKLPRVAVPSVPKGLSIPVTDSKAEATVAMRTLGPPVGGTIPGRNTVSQPGARFVQGQHELSGTRITDPKNTAPKRPYSLTTEGPHSPPSEERPKTLADGEKLTGQDSAFKGGGNPEDVSSRSTDNAVKKKFRKKSGY; the protein is encoded by the exons ATGTTTTCCTTCATCCTCTTCCATGGACAAAACCAAG GTGgtggttgttgttttgttggtttttgtttttttcttttgtggggtctttggtattttattttctcccccagtaCTCCTAGGCTGCAGAACCAGCCTCCGAGGCACTATGGAATTACTTCTGCAATTAGCTTGGCTCCTCCTACGGATATAGATTCCATTCATACTCAGAAGCTGCTTGAAGCGATGAAAGCATTGGGGGTatttgaagaggaggaagaactgAATCACAG gctgGTCGTTCTTGGTAGACTGAATAACTTGGTCAAAGAATGGATTTCAGAACTCGGTGAGAGCAAG AATCTTCCCCCTTCAGTAGTAGCAAATGTTGGTGGCAAAATATTTACGTTTGGTTCTTACAGGCTTGGAGTACACACTAAAG GTGCTGACATAGATGTGGCTTGTGTTGCTCCTAGACATGTAGAAAGATCGGATTTCTTTCAGTCGTTCTTTGAAAAACTACAACgtcaggaggaaataaaaaagctgagA GCAGTTGAAGATGCATATGTACCAGTTGTCAAGTTTGAGTTTGATGGCATTGAG atTGATCTCGTGTTTGCAAGACTGTCTGTGCCAACTGTTGCTGAGAATCTTGATCTCAGAGACAACTCGTGTCTCAGAAGCCTGGATATAAGATGTATACGGAGCTTAAATG GCTGCAGAGTTACTGATGAAATACTGCACCTAGTGCCAAATAAAGAGAACTTCCGGCTCACGCTCCGCGCAATTAAACTGTGGGCAAAAC GACGTGGCATTTACTCCAACGTGCTGGGATTTCTTGGTGGGGTTTCCTGTGCTGTGCTAGTAGCGAGAACGTGTCAACTCTACCCAAACGCTTTGGCTTCTACTCTGGTGAACAAGTTCTTCTTGGTTTTTTCAGAATG GGAGTGGCCAGGACCTGTATTGCTGAAACAACAGGAAGAGAGCAGTCTTAATTTACCAGTATGGGACCCTAGG GTGAACCCATCAGACCGATACCACGTAATGCCTATCATCACCCCAGCCTATCCGCAGCAGAACTCTACATACAACGTATCTACATCAACGCGAGCGGTAATGGTGGAGGAGTTCAGACATG GTCTTGCAGTTACGAATGAGATTCTCCAAGGAAAATCAGACTGGTCAAAGCTCTTTGAACCACTGGacttctttcagaaatacaa acATTATATTGTGCTGACTGCTAGTGCCTCTACTAAAGAGCATCACTTAGAGTG GATTGGCCTTGTGGAATCTAAAATTCGTGTGCTGGTTGGAAACTTGGAGAGGAATGAATTTATATCTATTGCACATGTAAAGCCACAGTCTTTCCCTGGCAGCCGAGAACTTTGTAAACA GAGTGGATATGTGTCAATGTGGTTTCTTGGAATCGTGTTTAGGAAAGTGGAAAATGCAGCAAGTGTTAACGTTGATTTAACGTGCGTTACACAGTCATTCAAGGATACAG TTTACAGCCAGGCTAACTACCTCAATGTGCTAAAGGAAGGTATGAAGATCGAGGCAGCTCACGTGAAGAGAAAGCACCTCCACCattttttgcctgcagaaaccttacagaaaagaaagaag CAAAGCATGCCAGGTACTAGTCAAAATGCTGGTGGGCTTCAGCGCAAAAGGACTTCTTCAGATGGAAGCTGTTTGGACAGTTCCAGAGACACGGGCTCCAGAACACCAGATAATTCCTCTTTGTTACATAAGATTTCTAAAGTGGACACCTCTACAGCCGAGAGAGGAAG aaatgctgtgtaCCAGAAACCTAACGATGCTAACAAGAGAGAGAAGCTACCTCGTGTAGCTGTGCCATCAGTGCCTAAGGGACTCTCCATTCCTGTTACTGATTCAA AAGCGGAGGCTACAGTTGCAATGAGAACATTGGGACCTCCAGTTGGTGGCACCATTCCAGGACGTAACACAGTTTCTCAACCAGGAGCACGTTTTGTCCAAGGACAGCATGAATTAAGTGGGACTCGAATTACAGATCCTAAGAACACTGCACCTAAACGACCTTATTCACTGACCACTGAGGGACCTCATTCACCTCCATCAGAAGAACGGCCCAAAACACTAGCAGACGGAGAAAAG TTAACTGGCCAGGATTCAGCATTCAAAGGCGGTGGCAATCCAGAAGATGTCAGCAGCAGATCTACAGACAAT GCTGTTAAGAAGAAGTTTAGGAAGAAGTCAGGTTACTAG